One genomic window of Halanaerobium saccharolyticum subsp. saccharolyticum DSM 6643 includes the following:
- the aroC gene encoding chorismate synthase yields MSGSILGDIFKISTWGESHGKALGVVIDGCPAGLKISEADIQKDLDRRKPGQSPFATPRKEGDEVEILSGIFEGKTTGTPISMIIFNKNQKSKDYSALKDVYRPAQSDYSYDLKYGFRDHRGSGRASGRETAARVAAGAIAKKILAALELKITAYTSSIGPIEIDPKNYDEDYIMQNFLYMPDPEALKKAESYLRKLIKKNNSSGGTIECVVKNVPEGLGDPVFDKCDALLARAVMSIGAVKGVEIGSGFEAAEMTGYEHNDFYRYNENEINKTTNNAGGTLGGITDGSDIFLKAAVKPTPSIEKTQQAVSKSGENIDLSIQGRHDPVIVPRAVVVVEAMVALTLVDLLLKNMTARMEYLEKIY; encoded by the coding sequence GTCTGGTTCAATATTGGGAGATATATTTAAAATATCAACCTGGGGAGAATCACATGGAAAAGCACTGGGAGTAGTAATAGATGGTTGTCCAGCAGGACTTAAAATTTCAGAAGCAGATATTCAAAAGGACTTAGATCGTAGAAAACCGGGCCAGTCTCCCTTTGCAACTCCAAGAAAAGAAGGAGATGAAGTTGAGATTTTGTCTGGAATATTTGAAGGAAAAACAACAGGAACCCCGATTTCAATGATTATATTTAATAAAAATCAAAAATCTAAAGACTATTCCGCGCTAAAGGATGTCTATCGGCCAGCTCAATCTGATTACAGTTATGACTTAAAATATGGTTTTAGAGATCATCGTGGAAGTGGACGCGCTTCAGGCAGAGAAACTGCTGCCAGAGTTGCTGCAGGTGCTATCGCTAAAAAAATATTAGCTGCTCTAGAACTCAAAATTACAGCCTATACTTCTTCAATCGGACCAATTGAGATTGATCCTAAAAATTATGACGAAGATTATATTATGCAAAACTTCTTATACATGCCTGATCCAGAAGCTTTAAAAAAAGCAGAGAGTTACTTAAGAAAGTTAATTAAAAAAAATAATTCATCTGGTGGAACAATAGAATGTGTTGTTAAAAATGTTCCAGAAGGATTAGGTGATCCGGTATTTGATAAATGTGATGCTTTGTTAGCAAGAGCGGTTATGTCAATTGGAGCAGTAAAAGGAGTAGAAATCGGTAGTGGTTTTGAAGCTGCAGAAATGACTGGTTATGAACACAATGATTTTTATAGATATAACGAAAATGAAATAAATAAAACAACTAATAATGCAGGAGGTACTCTGGGTGGCATTACTGATGGTAGTGATATTTTTCTAAAAGCTGCTGTTAAACCAACCCCTTCAATAGAAAAAACTCAGCAGGCAGTTAGTAAATCCGGAGAAAATATTGATTTAAGTATTCAGGGAAGACATGATCCAGTTATAGTTCCGAGAGCTGTTGTTGTAGTAGAGGCGATGGTTGCTTTAACTTTAGTTGATCTCCTATTAAAAAATATGACAGCTAGAATGGAATATCTTGAAAAAATCTATTAA
- a CDS encoding OmpA family protein: MKNLKIIFITLLLLTLSFSIFAQDKEGIISIYEGSEIIYDDQFGYDELPVIINTDELKLIEGNIRRQWCQAPEGRSALEVIKNYENTIKNMGGEVLFLTRDPQSIVIDEVYFEDYFQRVRTKHGLANGTQISQSYFPGEVSEYLVGKVKTSDTDIYNIIAVGKGQKALDLGNTIFYELITLEAEAMEMDMITIDSLEQEIEASGRVAIYNIYFDTGEANIKEESAQALATTADFLKENTDKRYLVVGHTDNTGSYMINMNLSNLRAEAVVDKLIAEYDINQEQLIPVGVGPASPLFSNSTEEGRSKNRRVEIVEM, translated from the coding sequence ATGAAAAATTTAAAAATTATATTTATTACATTACTTCTTCTTACTTTAAGCTTTTCAATATTTGCTCAGGATAAAGAAGGGATTATTTCTATTTATGAAGGAAGTGAAATTATATATGATGACCAGTTTGGTTATGATGAGCTTCCAGTAATAATTAATACGGATGAACTAAAGCTAATAGAAGGAAATATTAGAAGACAGTGGTGTCAGGCTCCTGAAGGACGATCTGCTTTAGAAGTAATAAAAAATTATGAAAACACAATTAAAAATATGGGAGGAGAAGTCTTATTTCTGACAAGAGATCCACAATCAATTGTAATTGATGAAGTTTATTTTGAAGATTATTTCCAAAGAGTTAGAACAAAACATGGATTAGCAAATGGAACTCAGATTTCCCAGAGTTATTTTCCAGGTGAAGTAAGTGAATATCTTGTTGGGAAAGTAAAAACTTCAGACACAGATATTTATAACATTATTGCAGTTGGAAAAGGCCAAAAAGCATTAGATTTAGGTAACACTATTTTTTATGAATTAATCACCCTGGAAGCAGAAGCTATGGAGATGGATATGATAACTATAGATTCGTTGGAACAGGAAATAGAAGCATCAGGGCGAGTAGCAATTTATAATATTTATTTTGACACTGGAGAAGCAAACATTAAAGAAGAGTCAGCACAAGCATTAGCAACTACTGCAGATTTCTTGAAAGAAAATACAGATAAAAGATATCTTGTAGTTGGACATACAGATAATACCGGTAGTTATATGATAAATATGAATTTATCTAATTTAAGAGCTGAAGCAGTAGTCGATAAGCTAATAGCTGAGTATGATATTAATCAAGAACAATTAATTCCTGTTGGAGTGGGTCCTGCCTCACCTTTATTTAGTAATTCTACTGAAGAAGGAAGAAGTAAAAATAGAAGGGTTGAAATTGTCGAGATGTAG
- a CDS encoding DUF3179 domain-containing protein, with protein sequence MIKVRVELKQEVMIIKRLTIILLIAVLIAVTTANVFGADEEKIKLLSENIVSGGPPPDGIPPIENPNYISIEEADQFLEAEDAVFLAELEEEIYVFPQSIMVWHEIVNEEIDGEKLSITYCPLTGSAIGYYGDLSIGSSDFGTSGKLVNSNLIMYDRQTESYWSQILGQAISGPLAGEKLDRFQLTWTSWSNIKAKYERANILSNKTGFNRDYTSDPYGSYRNNQSGNYYRDENLYFDVLSENDSLNRKDIVTAGEYKGQHFAVEKEFVVREKEISFNIDEEQLTAIYEPELDTVRIRKDDEELIVFDVMWFGWHAFYPDFSENLIKSPE encoded by the coding sequence ATGATCAAAGTGAGAGTAGAATTAAAACAAGAGGTGATGATTATAAAACGTTTAACTATAATTTTATTAATTGCTGTCTTAATAGCAGTCACAACCGCAAATGTTTTTGGAGCTGATGAGGAAAAAATTAAACTTTTATCTGAAAATATTGTTTCAGGTGGACCACCACCGGACGGTATTCCACCTATTGAAAACCCTAACTATATATCTATAGAAGAGGCAGATCAGTTTTTAGAAGCTGAAGATGCAGTATTTTTGGCAGAATTAGAAGAAGAAATATATGTATTTCCACAGAGTATAATGGTCTGGCATGAAATTGTTAATGAAGAAATTGACGGAGAAAAATTAAGCATAACCTACTGTCCGTTAACCGGTTCAGCTATCGGGTATTATGGCGATCTTTCAATAGGAAGTTCAGATTTTGGTACATCAGGAAAACTAGTTAATAGTAATTTGATTATGTACGATCGACAGACTGAAAGCTACTGGTCACAGATTTTAGGTCAGGCAATAAGCGGACCCTTAGCTGGAGAAAAATTAGATAGATTTCAGCTCACCTGGACTAGTTGGAGTAATATTAAAGCTAAATATGAAAGAGCAAATATTCTTTCTAACAAAACAGGTTTTAATAGAGATTATACAAGTGATCCCTATGGATCCTATCGCAATAATCAATCAGGAAATTATTATCGTGATGAAAATTTATATTTCGACGTTTTATCTGAAAATGACAGCCTTAATAGAAAAGATATTGTTACTGCAGGCGAATATAAAGGTCAGCACTTTGCTGTAGAAAAAGAGTTTGTAGTTAGAGAAAAAGAAATCAGCTTTAATATAGATGAAGAGCAACTAACCGCTATTTATGAGCCTGAATTAGATACAGTTAGGATTAGAAAAGATGATGAGGAGCTGATCGTTTTTGATGTAATGTGGTTTGGCTGGCATGCTTTTTATCCAGATTTTAGTGAAAATTTAATCAAAAGTCCTGAATAA
- a CDS encoding DNA-3-methyladenine glycosylase, whose amino-acid sequence MKLDYDFYQNDAVTAAKDLLGKIIVREINGQKIMTKIVDTEAYMGAEDKASHAYNNKKTKRTKTMFGKGGLAYIYLIYGMYHCFNVVTAVKDDPHAVLIRAVEPVAGLELIKKNRGIKSSNIEDLTNGPGKLSQALKIDKSLDGCDLVKSNKLYLLDQENYDFKIEAAPRVNIDYAEEYKDKLWRFYIRGNKFISKN is encoded by the coding sequence TTGAAACTTGACTATGATTTTTATCAAAATGATGCAGTTACAGCAGCTAAAGATCTTTTAGGTAAAATTATTGTTAGAGAAATTAATGGGCAAAAAATAATGACTAAAATCGTTGATACAGAAGCATATATGGGTGCAGAAGATAAAGCTTCTCATGCTTATAATAATAAGAAAACTAAAAGAACTAAAACGATGTTTGGAAAAGGTGGATTGGCTTATATTTATTTAATCTACGGTATGTACCACTGCTTTAATGTAGTAACTGCAGTCAAAGATGATCCACATGCTGTATTAATTAGAGCCGTTGAACCAGTTGCTGGTTTAGAGCTGATAAAGAAAAATAGAGGTATTAAAAGCAGCAATATAGAAGATTTAACTAATGGCCCTGGTAAATTGTCACAGGCATTAAAGATTGACAAAAGTTTAGATGGTTGTGACCTGGTTAAAAGCAATAAATTATATCTATTAGATCAAGAAAATTATGATTTTAAAATAGAAGCAGCTCCTAGAGTAAATATAGATTATGCAGAAGAATATAAAGATAAGCTGTGGAGATTTTATATTAGAGGAAACAAATTCATATCTAAAAATTGA
- a CDS encoding tRNA-binding protein, with protein sequence MAEFKDFMKLDIRVGKIIKVENFEKANDPAYKLWLDFGEDIGKKKSSAQITDLYEPKDLINKQVLAIINFPQKQIADFMSEVLVLGVYGKEGVVLIEPEQEVDLGSRLG encoded by the coding sequence ATGGCAGAATTTAAAGATTTTATGAAATTAGATATTAGAGTGGGAAAAATTATTAAAGTTGAAAACTTTGAAAAAGCTAATGATCCAGCCTATAAACTCTGGCTTGATTTTGGTGAGGATATTGGCAAAAAGAAATCAAGTGCCCAAATTACTGATCTATATGAACCCAAAGATTTAATCAATAAACAGGTACTTGCAATAATAAACTTTCCTCAAAAGCAGATAGCAGATTTCATGTCAGAAGTTTTAGTTTTAGGTGTTTATGGAAAAGAAGGCGTAGTTTTAATTGAGCCAGAGCAGGAAGTAGATCTTGGCTCAAGACTCGGATAA
- a CDS encoding dihydrofolate reductase: MSLSIIAAMDKNQLIGNQGDIPWKLPADLQHFKQITMGSPIIMGRKTFESLARPLPGRTNIIMTKNKNYSADGCLIVHSAAEIFRKFLNKEEEAFIIGGEEIYKTFLPYSNKLYLTMIDNEFSGDTYFPEINWQNWIKLSEEKGTTDSNNPYSYSYHVYQRKQNFQE; the protein is encoded by the coding sequence ATGAGTTTATCAATTATTGCAGCAATGGATAAAAATCAATTAATTGGCAATCAGGGAGATATCCCCTGGAAACTGCCTGCTGATTTACAGCATTTTAAGCAGATTACTATGGGTTCACCAATTATTATGGGCAGAAAAACTTTTGAATCTCTTGCTCGGCCTTTACCTGGAAGAACCAATATTATTATGACCAAAAATAAAAATTATTCTGCTGATGGGTGTTTAATCGTTCATTCAGCGGCAGAAATATTCAGAAAGTTTTTGAACAAAGAAGAAGAGGCTTTTATTATTGGAGGAGAAGAAATTTATAAAACATTTTTACCTTATAGTAATAAATTATATTTAACAATGATTGATAATGAGTTTTCTGGTGATACTTATTTCCCAGAAATCAATTGGCAAAATTGGATTAAGCTGTCTGAAGAAAAAGGTACTACTGACAGCAATAATCCATATTCATATTCTTATCATGTGTATCAGCGAAAACAAAATTTTCAGGAGTGA
- a CDS encoding thymidylate synthase gives MKKYLEMCQHILDNGVDREDRTGTGTRSIFGYQLRFDLEKGFPLMTTKKIYWKAVVHELLWFLKGDTNIKYLNDNNVHIWDEWADENGDLGNVYGHQWRSWEGRDGTIDQISKVIDQIRENPYSRRLIVNAWNVGDLDKMALPPCHLLFQFYVAEGKLSCQLYQRSCDTFLGVPFNIASYSLLTHMIAQVVGLEVGEFVWTGGDVHIYQNHFDQVKEQLSRKPRSLPQLKINTDTENIFEIDFEDIELIGYDPHPTIKGEISV, from the coding sequence ATGAAAAAATATCTAGAAATGTGTCAGCATATTTTAGACAACGGAGTGGACCGCGAGGATCGAACAGGTACAGGTACCAGAAGTATCTTTGGTTATCAGTTGAGATTTGATCTAGAGAAGGGTTTTCCTTTAATGACTACTAAAAAAATTTACTGGAAAGCTGTTGTTCACGAACTGCTCTGGTTTTTAAAGGGAGACACCAATATCAAATATTTAAATGATAATAATGTGCATATTTGGGATGAGTGGGCTGATGAAAATGGAGATTTAGGTAATGTTTACGGCCACCAATGGCGCAGCTGGGAAGGCAGAGATGGGACAATAGATCAAATTTCTAAGGTGATTGACCAGATAAGAGAAAATCCATATTCCAGAAGGTTAATTGTAAATGCCTGGAATGTTGGTGATTTAGATAAGATGGCCCTACCTCCCTGTCACCTCTTATTTCAGTTTTATGTAGCAGAAGGAAAGCTATCCTGTCAATTATATCAGCGATCTTGTGATACCTTCTTGGGAGTTCCCTTCAACATTGCCAGTTACAGTTTATTAACCCATATGATTGCTCAAGTAGTTGGACTTGAAGTTGGGGAATTTGTCTGGACAGGTGGAGATGTGCATATTTATCAAAATCACTTTGATCAAGTCAAAGAACAGCTGAGTAGAAAACCAAGATCTTTACCACAGTTAAAAATTAATACAGACACAGAGAACATTTTTGAAATTGACTTTGAAGATATAGAATTGATAGGTTATGATCCTCATCCTACTATTAAAGGAGAAATTTCAGTGTAG
- a CDS encoding MBL fold metallo-hydrolase: MSKIIKQIKLGKSNAYLIETEKGFILIDAGMPDKVGKIKKILVEKNADLKDITLIIITHVHYDHVGSLSALKEKTGAKILVHETEKEFLEKGKTDFPAGTVLISKLISKLSNLISEGKFEAVSPDITIKDNYDLKQHGIEGEIIHTPGHTNGSICVIINEEDIICGDTLFNFMPHSVYPPFANDKKQLIKSWKKIKQYNCKRFHPGHGSVFGKDKFIKTLNKKS, translated from the coding sequence ATGAGTAAAATTATTAAACAAATAAAACTGGGGAAATCTAATGCATATCTCATAGAAACTGAAAAAGGATTTATTTTAATTGATGCAGGGATGCCGGATAAAGTCGGGAAAATCAAAAAAATTCTAGTTGAAAAGAATGCTGACTTAAAAGATATTACTCTTATAATAATAACTCATGTTCATTATGATCATGTAGGAAGTTTATCTGCTCTGAAAGAAAAAACAGGTGCTAAAATACTGGTTCATGAAACTGAAAAAGAATTTTTAGAAAAAGGAAAAACTGATTTTCCTGCAGGAACAGTTCTTATCTCTAAATTAATTTCTAAACTGAGCAATCTGATCTCTGAAGGGAAGTTTGAAGCAGTAAGCCCAGATATTACAATAAAAGATAATTATGATTTGAAACAGCATGGGATTGAAGGTGAAATTATTCATACTCCAGGCCATACTAATGGTTCTATATGTGTGATAATAAATGAAGAAGATATCATCTGTGGTGATACATTATTTAACTTTATGCCTCATTCAGTATATCCTCCATTTGCAAATGATAAAAAGCAGCTAATCAAAAGTTGGAAGAAAATAAAACAATATAACTGCAAAAGATTTCATCCCGGTCACGGAAGTGTTTTTGGAAAAGATAAATTTATTAAAACATTAAATAAAAAATCATAA
- a CDS encoding alpha/beta hydrolase, translating into MLLWQLEDYITTLLLIIRAKFKNWKLADSLELEKYYYGDNKKQYLLWYNSQAKIKRNNIIFFIHGGGWNKGNPYFFKFIADFFTKLGFITVMPSYRLAPDYQYPDQKIDVFKALNKTQIIIDDLNLRKNIIIVGQSAGAQLGALVLLNQKLQKEYKINNEFLKGFLSISGPLDLSRPCRTIRAEKYLYGFVPTAQKRKKANPSNYIYSDFNTPVFCLHGAKDPLVPKDHSIDFIKEIKVKTQAAAKLKIYKNKHHSDLTELFFEKGPANQAVKEWLLDIDNLN; encoded by the coding sequence ATGCTTTTGTGGCAGCTAGAAGATTATATAACAACTCTTTTATTAATTATTCGGGCTAAATTTAAAAATTGGAAACTGGCTGACAGCCTGGAATTAGAAAAATATTATTATGGAGATAATAAAAAACAATATCTATTATGGTATAACTCTCAAGCTAAAATAAAACGTAATAATATAATTTTCTTTATCCATGGAGGTGGCTGGAACAAAGGAAATCCTTATTTTTTCAAATTTATTGCAGATTTCTTTACCAAACTTGGTTTTATTACAGTTATGCCAAGCTACAGACTGGCTCCAGATTATCAATATCCAGATCAAAAAATTGATGTTTTTAAAGCACTAAATAAGACTCAAATAATTATAGATGATTTAAATTTAAGAAAAAATATAATTATTGTCGGTCAATCAGCTGGTGCACAGCTGGGAGCTCTGGTGCTTTTAAATCAAAAATTACAAAAAGAATATAAAATTAATAATGAATTTTTGAAAGGTTTTTTATCTATTAGTGGACCCCTTGATCTTTCGAGACCCTGCAGAACTATAAGAGCTGAAAAATATTTATACGGCTTTGTTCCGACAGCTCAAAAAAGAAAAAAAGCCAATCCCAGTAATTATATATATTCAGACTTTAATACTCCCGTTTTCTGTCTTCACGGGGCAAAAGACCCTTTGGTTCCTAAAGATCACTCTATTGATTTTATAAAGGAAATCAAAGTAAAAACTCAGGCAGCAGCAAAATTAAAAATTTATAAAAATAAACATCACTCTGATCTTACTGAATTATTTTTTGAAAAAGGACCTGCAAATCAGGCAGTAAAGGAATGGCTATTAGATATAGATAATTTAAATTAA
- the trpB gene encoding tryptophan synthase subunit beta gives MNKKSREENRDGFFGDFGGSIVPPELSDVLKDLKEAFYEIKDEEEFRDELAYLFKDYVGKPSPLYFAKSLTEEVGGAKIYLKREDLNHTGAHKINNCIGQALLARKMGKKRIIAETGAGQHGVATATACALFDMDCIVYMGEVDIKRQELNVFRMKLLGAEVRPVTAGDATLKDAVDEALKDFVQNADDTFYMLGSAVGPDPYPTMVKEFQSIIGEEARKQILEKEGKLPDYIVACVGGGSNAIGLFAPFVDDEEVNILGIEPGGKGDKPGENAAPLTYGKPGELHGFKSYVLYDDGDVVSHTHSIAAGLDYPGVGPEHSFLKDSGRANYTTANDQEALDAFHLLSEKEGIIPALESAHAIAGGMKVAAELDEDQIVIINLSGRGDKDVVQIKSLHENGNLK, from the coding sequence ATGAATAAGAAGAGTAGAGAAGAGAATAGAGATGGTTTTTTTGGTGATTTTGGTGGCAGTATAGTACCACCTGAGTTATCTGACGTTTTAAAGGATTTAAAAGAAGCTTTTTATGAAATTAAAGATGAAGAAGAATTTAGAGATGAACTCGCATATTTATTTAAAGACTATGTTGGTAAGCCCAGCCCTTTATATTTTGCTAAAAGCTTAACTGAAGAGGTTGGCGGAGCAAAGATTTATCTAAAAAGAGAAGATCTTAATCATACCGGTGCTCATAAGATTAATAACTGTATTGGTCAAGCACTACTTGCCCGTAAAATGGGTAAAAAAAGAATTATTGCTGAAACTGGAGCTGGCCAGCATGGTGTAGCAACAGCAACAGCCTGTGCCTTATTTGATATGGACTGTATCGTCTACATGGGTGAAGTTGATATTAAAAGACAAGAATTAAATGTATTTAGAATGAAACTTTTAGGAGCTGAAGTTAGGCCAGTAACAGCTGGTGATGCAACTTTAAAAGATGCAGTTGATGAGGCATTAAAAGATTTTGTTCAAAATGCAGATGATACTTTTTACATGTTAGGTTCTGCAGTAGGACCTGACCCTTATCCAACTATGGTTAAGGAATTTCAATCAATTATTGGTGAAGAGGCCAGAAAACAGATTTTAGAAAAAGAGGGTAAATTACCGGATTATATCGTAGCCTGTGTTGGTGGAGGTAGTAATGCAATTGGTCTATTTGCACCATTTGTGGATGATGAAGAAGTAAATATCTTAGGTATTGAGCCAGGAGGTAAAGGTGATAAGCCGGGTGAAAACGCAGCTCCTTTAACCTATGGTAAGCCTGGAGAACTGCATGGTTTTAAAAGTTATGTCTTATATGATGATGGTGATGTTGTTTCCCATACCCATTCTATAGCTGCAGGTTTAGATTATCCTGGAGTTGGACCAGAACATAGTTTTCTAAAGGATTCAGGTAGAGCTAATTATACTACAGCAAATGATCAAGAAGCTTTAGATGCTTTTCATTTATTATCAGAAAAAGAAGGAATTATTCCTGCTTTAGAAAGTGCTCATGCTATTGCAGGAGGAATGAAAGTAGCTGCTGAATTAGATGAAGACCAAATAGTTATTATCAATCTTTCCGGACGTGGAGATAAAGATGTAGTTCAAATAAAATCATTACATGAAAATGGAAATTTAAAATAA
- a CDS encoding flavin reductase family protein has protein sequence MKKVDFNQVLNDYNEVLPKGVFLTTKAKGEVNTMTMGWGTAGFIWNQNILMAPVRKSRYTHQLIENSEFFTVSVPLNGQLKKELQFCGTKSGRDYNKVEELNLELGEVEECNVPIIKGNDLHFICKIKYQQDMVKENLAEDILENKYPDKDMHTFYYAEVAAVYQEE, from the coding sequence ATGAAAAAAGTAGATTTTAATCAAGTTTTAAACGATTATAATGAAGTCTTGCCTAAAGGAGTATTTTTAACAACAAAAGCTAAGGGAGAAGTTAACACAATGACAATGGGCTGGGGAACTGCTGGTTTTATCTGGAATCAAAATATTTTAATGGCTCCAGTTAGAAAATCACGTTATACACATCAACTAATTGAAAATAGTGAGTTTTTTACAGTCAGTGTGCCTTTAAATGGTCAGTTAAAAAAAGAGCTGCAGTTTTGTGGAACTAAGTCAGGCAGAGATTATAATAAAGTTGAAGAATTAAATTTAGAACTTGGAGAAGTTGAAGAATGCAATGTACCAATCATCAAAGGAAATGATCTGCATTTTATCTGTAAGATTAAATATCAGCAGGATATGGTTAAAGAAAATTTAGCTGAAGATATTTTAGAAAATAAATATCCTGACAAAGATATGCACACATTTTATTATGCAGAGGTAGCTGCAGTTTATCAAGAAGAATAA
- a CDS encoding L-lactate dehydrogenase, with amino-acid sequence MNKNINPNKIAVIGAGGVGATTAYALMVQGVGSEIVLIDLNKDKAEGEAMDLRHGASFVNPVDIYAGDYEDLADAKLIIITAGAAQKPGETRLDLIKKNTGIFKKIIPSITKYNKDGILLVVTNPVDILTYLTYKISDFPANRVLGSGTVLDSSRFRSLLSKNCGVAASNVHGYIIGEHGDSEVPVWSLTNIAGTQIDNYCPICKKDCKDNHFKDISDQVKNAGYEIIDKKGSTFYAVALAVSRIARAILRDENAVLTVSSLMKGYYGVEDMSLSLPTLINSNGIKNVLELPLSEAEEKAFKDSAQHLKDNITELDI; translated from the coding sequence ATGAATAAGAATATAAACCCAAATAAAATCGCTGTTATTGGAGCTGGTGGTGTTGGTGCAACTACAGCTTATGCTTTAATGGTTCAAGGAGTGGGTTCCGAAATAGTTTTAATTGATCTTAACAAGGATAAAGCTGAAGGAGAAGCAATGGATTTAAGGCATGGAGCTTCTTTTGTCAATCCAGTCGATATTTATGCTGGGGATTATGAGGATTTAGCAGATGCTAAATTAATAATTATAACTGCTGGTGCAGCTCAGAAACCAGGAGAAACTAGACTAGATTTAATTAAAAAGAATACAGGTATTTTTAAAAAGATAATACCTTCTATAACTAAATATAATAAGGATGGGATATTATTAGTTGTAACAAACCCGGTTGATATTTTAACTTATTTAACTTATAAGATATCGGACTTTCCTGCTAATAGAGTGCTTGGATCGGGAACTGTGCTTGATAGTTCACGTTTTAGATCATTATTAAGCAAAAATTGTGGGGTAGCCGCAAGTAATGTCCATGGTTATATTATTGGAGAACATGGAGATAGTGAAGTTCCAGTCTGGAGTTTAACTAATATTGCTGGTACTCAAATAGATAATTACTGTCCAATTTGCAAAAAAGACTGTAAGGATAATCATTTTAAAGATATTAGTGATCAGGTTAAAAATGCTGGTTATGAGATAATAGATAAAAAAGGATCTACATTTTATGCTGTAGCTTTAGCTGTTTCAAGAATAGCAAGAGCTATTTTGAGAGATGAGAATGCAGTTTTAACAGTTTCATCCTTAATGAAAGGGTATTATGGAGTTGAAGATATGAGTTTAAGTCTACCAACTTTAATCAATTCTAATGGGATTAAAAATGTTTTAGAACTGCCACTTTCTGAAGCAGAAGAAAAAGCTTTTAAAGATTCAGCTCAACATTTAAAAGATAATATAACAGAATTAGATATTTAA
- a CDS encoding YneB family resolvase-like protein, with protein MKKTIIYTRVSTQKESQNTSLKRQKEELLSYAMENELKVIKTVEEKESGFNESRPGIIEVLNLIKKRNVEILLVQDSSRLGRGNAKMALIHQVEKMGAEIHTLADQGAIALNDLEKMILEILGVVENYQQELRNQNISRAMKKKIAEDKFNPAANLKNTDQGGRDRKEVPLKEIIRLRKLELTFKDIAATLRGLGYDVSKSTVHRRYQEYKRNNEVVL; from the coding sequence ATGAAAAAAACAATAATTTATACTCGAGTTAGTACTCAAAAAGAAAGTCAGAACACTAGTTTAAAAAGACAAAAGGAAGAACTTTTAAGTTATGCTATGGAAAATGAACTTAAAGTTATAAAAACTGTAGAAGAAAAAGAAAGCGGCTTTAATGAGAGCAGGCCAGGAATCATAGAGGTTTTAAATTTAATAAAAAAAAGAAATGTTGAAATTCTTTTGGTACAAGACAGCAGTCGACTAGGCAGGGGTAATGCCAAAATGGCTTTAATCCATCAGGTAGAAAAAATGGGTGCTGAAATACATACATTGGCTGATCAAGGCGCTATTGCTTTAAATGATTTAGAAAAAATGATTTTAGAAATACTAGGTGTGGTTGAAAATTATCAGCAGGAATTAAGAAATCAAAATATCAGTAGAGCTATGAAAAAGAAAATAGCTGAAGATAAATTTAATCCAGCTGCTAATTTAAAAAATACAGATCAAGGTGGTAGGGATCGCAAAGAAGTACCTTTAAAAGAAATTATTAGGTTAAGAAAGTTAGAGCTGACATTTAAGGATATTGCAGCAACTCTTAGAGGTTTAGGCTATGATGTTTCAAAATCAACAGTACATAGACGTTATCAGGAGTATAAAAGAAATAATGAAGTTGTATTATAA
- the yneA gene encoding cell division suppressor protein YneA, with product MNNLNTYTINYQGVKSKTRQKKTTFIKLFSALMGILFLSILFISLFSLIGFGENSSNFINHEIKSGESLWSIASQYYNKNNVDLRKIIFEIKKINNIDSAVINPGRELIIPLD from the coding sequence ATGAACAATTTAAATACTTATACTATAAATTATCAAGGAGTTAAATCGAAAACTAGGCAGAAAAAGACAACATTTATTAAATTATTTAGTGCTTTAATGGGAATTTTATTTTTAAGTATTTTATTCATTTCACTTTTTTCATTAATTGGTTTTGGAGAAAATAGCAGTAATTTTATTAACCATGAGATTAAAAGTGGAGAATCTCTCTGGTCTATTGCTTCTCAATATTATAATAAAAATAATGTTGATTTAAGAAAAATAATTTTTGAAATTAAAAAGATAAATAATATAGATTCTGCTGTAATTAATCCTGGTAGAGAATTAATTATTCCTTTAGATTAA